In Candidatus Manganitrophaceae bacterium, the following proteins share a genomic window:
- a CDS encoding phenylalanine--tRNA ligase subunit alpha, with translation MNDDEITKLAESLHPLEKKVLVQFSGHDKLTEEVILERDTSLQPSQLSMALGWLLTKEIVKVVDESVEALVSLTPTGSAYAKEKTPLLRMVEEIKNKGQVPIRELQQRTDMEPEEKSSAIGALKASGAVVIVSGGKLELADRSKLAEFESLQRVIEQLGKMENSVPVATLPPEDQAAIEAHHRKRGKAKGIFRVDERVHRTYAPTERFGAIYQKMLAVGSVEEIGGLTPEMLKEGSWQEKQFRKYNIQLLPPRITGGRKHPYKRFLDQVKLKFVSMGFSEMRGPLVESEFWDMDALYMPQFHPAREIHDVYFVKGNLHDQTIPKETIDRVAATHQNGGKSGSRGWRYPFDAERTRRLILRSQGTSVSARTLGEKPNIPGKYFSIARCFRYDQVDATHAPDFFQVEGIVLGPEIHFRTLLGLLTLFAKEVARAEEIKFLPAYFPFTEPSVEMHVRHPKLGWMELGGAGLFRPEVTEPLGVDVPVIAWGLGLDRMAMVALEILDIRDLFSSDLGMIREKQTVLEKSGEAENPDN, from the coding sequence ATGAATGATGATGAAATTACAAAACTGGCGGAAAGCCTTCATCCTCTTGAAAAGAAAGTCCTGGTCCAATTTTCCGGCCACGACAAGCTGACTGAAGAGGTGATTCTCGAGCGAGACACTTCTCTTCAGCCCTCCCAGCTTTCCATGGCGCTTGGATGGCTTCTGACGAAGGAGATCGTGAAGGTGGTTGATGAATCGGTAGAGGCCCTTGTGTCCCTAACCCCGACTGGGTCCGCCTACGCAAAAGAAAAGACTCCCCTCCTCAGGATGGTGGAAGAGATCAAAAATAAGGGACAGGTCCCGATTCGTGAACTGCAGCAACGCACTGACATGGAGCCGGAGGAGAAGAGCTCCGCCATCGGAGCACTCAAGGCAAGCGGGGCCGTGGTGATTGTTTCTGGAGGGAAGCTGGAATTGGCGGATCGCTCGAAGCTGGCCGAATTCGAGTCCCTTCAGCGTGTGATCGAACAACTCGGCAAGATGGAGAATTCCGTTCCAGTGGCGACCCTTCCGCCCGAAGATCAGGCGGCCATTGAAGCCCACCATCGGAAACGAGGTAAGGCCAAAGGGATCTTCCGTGTCGACGAGCGGGTTCATCGGACCTATGCACCGACGGAACGTTTCGGGGCCATCTATCAGAAAATGCTGGCCGTCGGGTCGGTGGAAGAGATCGGGGGTTTGACTCCGGAAATGCTCAAAGAAGGAAGCTGGCAAGAGAAGCAATTTCGAAAATATAACATACAGCTCCTCCCCCCACGGATCACCGGCGGTCGGAAGCATCCTTACAAGCGTTTCCTCGACCAGGTGAAGCTGAAATTTGTTTCGATGGGGTTTAGTGAGATGCGGGGACCTCTGGTGGAGAGTGAGTTCTGGGATATGGATGCCCTTTACATGCCTCAATTTCATCCCGCCCGGGAGATCCATGATGTCTACTTCGTCAAAGGGAACCTCCATGACCAGACAATCCCGAAAGAGACCATCGACCGTGTTGCCGCAACACATCAGAATGGTGGCAAGAGCGGGTCACGCGGTTGGCGCTACCCTTTTGACGCAGAGCGGACCCGTCGATTGATCCTTCGCAGTCAGGGAACTTCGGTGTCAGCGCGGACGCTCGGCGAGAAACCAAATATTCCTGGAAAGTATTTCTCGATTGCCCGCTGTTTTCGGTATGATCAGGTCGACGCAACCCATGCCCCGGATTTCTTTCAGGTCGAGGGGATTGTTCTGGGTCCTGAGATTCATTTTCGGACGCTGTTGGGGCTCCTGACCCTCTTTGCCAAAGAGGTGGCCCGTGCGGAGGAGATTAAATTCCTTCCGGCCTACTTTCCCTTCACGGAACCCTCGGTCGAGATGCACGTTCGGCATCCCAAACTTGGCTGGATGGAGTTGGGGGGTGCCGGCCTCTTCCGGCCGGAAGTGACCGAACCGCTTGGGGTGGATGTGCCGGTCATTGCCTGGGGGCTTGGCCTGGATCGCATGGCAATGGTGGCCCTGGAGATCTTAGATATCCGGGATCTTTTTTCTTCCGATCTTGGGATGATCCGTGAGAAACAGACTGTCCTGGAAAAATCAGGGGAGGCCGAAAATCCCGACAATTGA
- a CDS encoding type II toxin-antitoxin system PemK/MazF family toxin — MKRGEVWWIQFDPSVGGEIKKKRPAVIVSNDASNKFLNRVQVIPLSSKTDRLYPSESYLKVKGKKGKAMADQIMTVSKLRLIRKHGSVGKSDMEKINAAIKTQLDLR; from the coding sequence GTGAAGCGTGGTGAGGTCTGGTGGATTCAGTTTGATCCTTCTGTTGGAGGGGAAATAAAGAAGAAACGCCCTGCAGTCATTGTGAGCAATGATGCGTCCAATAAATTTTTAAACCGGGTTCAGGTGATTCCCTTATCAAGCAAGACGGATCGTCTTTACCCGAGTGAGTCATATCTCAAAGTGAAAGGGAAGAAGGGGAAAGCGATGGCAGACCAGATCATGACTGTAAGCAAGCTGCGATTGATCAGGAAGCATGGATCTGTAGGAAAATCAGATATGGAAAAAATAAACGCAGCGATCAAGACGCAGTTGGACTTAAGATAG
- a CDS encoding methionyl-tRNA formyltransferase — MGTPDFALPSFEAICESENVIGVVTQPDRPKGRKQTLTPPPIKVASLEKGVPVYQPERLKKDPLFTKILSELSPDLIIVVAFGQILPETILQIPKYPCINVHSSLLPKYRGAAPIQWALVQGEVETGVTTMQMDKGMDTGPILLQRSVQIDSDETAEFLSARLAELGAELLLETVASLKEGKLKVIPQDDARATKAPLLKKEDGLIRWEESAQAVYNRWRGLSPWPGTVTFFGGDRWKIPALEMGKAEGKWGVPGEVLKLSEKGLEVAAGRGYILIKRLQPEGKRKMTPHEYAVGHHMNKGAFLVSTRKLKNP; from the coding sequence ATGGGAACCCCCGACTTTGCCCTTCCGTCTTTTGAGGCCATTTGTGAATCAGAAAATGTCATCGGAGTCGTCACACAGCCTGACCGCCCAAAAGGCCGCAAACAGACCCTCACTCCGCCACCCATTAAAGTCGCTTCCCTGGAAAAGGGCGTGCCGGTCTATCAGCCCGAACGACTGAAAAAAGACCCCCTTTTTACGAAAATTCTCTCTGAATTGTCACCCGACCTAATCATTGTCGTCGCCTTCGGCCAGATTCTTCCTGAAACCATCCTCCAGATTCCAAAGTACCCTTGCATTAACGTCCATTCGTCGCTCCTGCCGAAGTATCGGGGTGCCGCGCCCATCCAGTGGGCACTTGTTCAAGGAGAAGTAGAAACCGGGGTGACAACGATGCAGATGGACAAAGGGATGGATACGGGTCCGATCCTGTTGCAGCGTTCGGTCCAAATCGATTCCGATGAAACGGCAGAATTTCTCTCAGCCCGTCTGGCAGAGCTCGGGGCCGAATTGCTGCTTGAGACGGTCGCCTCCTTAAAAGAGGGCAAGCTCAAGGTCATCCCGCAGGATGACGCAAGGGCAACGAAGGCACCGCTCTTGAAGAAAGAGGACGGCTTGATCCGATGGGAAGAAAGTGCACAGGCGGTCTACAACCGATGGCGGGGGCTGAGCCCCTGGCCGGGGACGGTAACCTTTTTTGGCGGGGACCGCTGGAAAATTCCCGCTCTGGAGATGGGAAAAGCTGAAGGGAAATGGGGTGTTCCCGGAGAAGTACTCAAACTCTCAGAAAAAGGCCTTGAAGTGGCAGCAGGGAGAGGTTATATACTAATAAAGAGACTGCAGCCAGAGGGAAAGCGAAAGATGACCCCGCATGAATATGCGGTGGGCCATCACATGAATAAAGGGGCCTTCCTTGTGTCCACGAGAAAATTAAAGAACCCCTGA
- the def gene encoding peptide deformylase, giving the protein MAVIEIVKYPEPVLSEKGELVTEIDGMLQEQIDDMFESLYAVSGIGLAAPQVGHSLSIFIYDLSLSDQLPKDVRGPTVILNPEIIEKEGEVIDDEGCLSIPGYFEKVKRAVRVQLKGLNREGKEIRIEAEGLFARMLQHEVDHINGVLMVDHFSSLKKDIFLRKFKKKMRWGRSW; this is encoded by the coding sequence ATGGCCGTGATCGAGATCGTTAAATATCCGGAGCCGGTTCTTTCGGAGAAGGGTGAACTGGTTACGGAAATTGACGGCATGCTTCAGGAACAAATCGATGATATGTTTGAAAGCCTTTACGCCGTATCCGGGATCGGCCTGGCGGCACCCCAAGTGGGCCACTCTCTCTCCATCTTCATCTACGATCTTTCTCTGTCGGATCAACTACCGAAAGATGTAAGAGGACCTACGGTCATCCTCAACCCTGAAATCATCGAGAAGGAAGGAGAAGTGATTGATGACGAAGGCTGCCTTTCTATTCCGGGCTATTTTGAGAAGGTCAAGCGGGCCGTTCGTGTTCAGTTAAAAGGATTGAACCGGGAAGGAAAAGAGATTCGGATTGAAGCGGAAGGGCTCTTTGCCAGGATGCTTCAACACGAGGTCGATCATATCAATGGCGTCTTAATGGTCGACCATTTCAGCAGCCTGAAAAAAGATATATTCCTTCGGAAATTCAAGAAAAAGATGAGATGGGGAAGGTCATGGTAA
- a CDS encoding addiction module antitoxin: MQKKLTITVDEAVYQGLREVIGPGKISRFIENLVRPHVIKPKLEAAYEQMAEDEKREAEALEWSEAAIGDRAREAW; encoded by the coding sequence ATGCAGAAGAAATTAACAATAACAGTGGATGAAGCGGTCTATCAGGGGCTTCGAGAAGTGATTGGTCCAGGGAAAATCAGCCGTTTTATCGAAAACCTGGTACGCCCTCATGTCATAAAACCCAAGTTGGAGGCCGCATACGAACAGATGGCAGAAGACGAAAAGCGGGAAGCCGAAGCCCTGGAGTGGTCAGAAGCTGCAATTGGAGATCGTGCCCGTGAAGCGTGGTGA
- a CDS encoding CPBP family intramembrane metalloprotease, with amino-acid sequence MAVHDGIFLAGILYAYIYERTESLMPVILAHAIQNLSTVLNYFNYRAVNSIADLKSAFGWTAFLLTSIFLTLEIIYRAMLKRGHTLTGTPGKTSR; translated from the coding sequence ATTGCGGTCCATGATGGCATTTTTTTAGCGGGAATTTTATATGCTTATATTTATGAACGAACAGAATCCCTCATGCCAGTCATCTTGGCACATGCCATTCAAAACCTCTCGACCGTTTTAAATTATTTTAACTACAGGGCTGTGAACTCGATAGCAGATCTCAAAAGCGCATTCGGATGGACTGCATTCCTTTTAACATCAATATTCCTAACTTTGGAAATAATATACCGCGCGATGCTAAAAAGAGGACATACCCTAACAGGTACACCAGGCAAAACCTCTCGTTAA
- the htpX gene encoding zinc metalloprotease HtpX, translated as MNIIKTTFLLTLMTLLMVFAGQALGGQGGAMLAFILALVMNGVSYWFSDKIVLKMYRAQPVTEAEAPMVYGIVADLAMRAKMPMPKIYVINNPTPNAFATGRNPSHAAVAVTTGIVQVLSREELTGVLAHELSHVLHRDILIGSIAATFAGAISMLANMAQWAMIFGGFGGRSDDDEGGGGFLGMIVMMIVAPMAAMLIQMAISRSREFAADAGGAKLCGNPLWLSEALRKLETANRRVPMKAANPATAHMFIVSPLRGGGMRSLFSTHPPMEERVARLEGMAYGQR; from the coding sequence ATGAATATAATAAAAACAACCTTTTTGTTGACCTTGATGACGCTTTTGATGGTCTTTGCCGGTCAGGCCCTGGGCGGACAGGGCGGGGCGATGCTGGCCTTTATCCTTGCGCTGGTTATGAATGGGGTCAGCTACTGGTTTTCCGACAAGATTGTCTTGAAGATGTACCGCGCCCAGCCGGTCACTGAGGCAGAGGCCCCGATGGTCTACGGGATCGTTGCCGATCTGGCGATGCGAGCCAAAATGCCTATGCCCAAGATCTATGTCATCAACAACCCCACGCCGAATGCCTTTGCCACAGGGCGCAACCCCAGCCATGCCGCCGTTGCCGTGACCACGGGCATCGTACAGGTCTTAAGCCGTGAGGAGTTGACCGGCGTTCTGGCGCATGAATTGTCCCATGTCCTCCACCGGGACATCCTGATCGGATCGATTGCCGCGACGTTTGCCGGCGCGATCTCGATGCTGGCCAATATGGCACAATGGGCCATGATTTTTGGCGGCTTCGGCGGACGCTCGGACGATGACGAAGGGGGCGGAGGCTTTCTGGGCATGATTGTAATGATGATTGTCGCCCCGATGGCGGCCATGTTGATCCAGATGGCAATCTCCCGCTCTCGTGAATTCGCGGCTGATGCGGGCGGGGCAAAGCTCTGCGGCAATCCCCTCTGGCTCTCAGAAGCCCTGCGGAAATTAGAGACTGCAAACAGGCGTGTTCCGATGAAGGCGGCCAACCCGGCAACTGCCCACATGTTTATCGTCAGCCCCTTGAGGGGCGGAGGAATGCGTTCCCTTTTTTCAACCCATCCCCCGATGGAAGAACGCGTCGCCCGGCTGGAAGGGATGGCCTACGGTCAGAGATAA
- a CDS encoding ribulose-phosphate 3-epimerase, with translation MVSSDPIKIAPSILAADFSRLGEEIRAVEAAGADWIHIDVMDGRFVPNLTIGPLIVDAVRKVTTLPLDVHLMIVEPDNLIPEFIKAGADSVTVHVEACPHLHRTIQMVKQHGARAGVSLNPATPISSVEEILGEIDLLLIMSVNPGFGGQAFIPRVLNKIREARTEIDARHLKIDLEVDGGVKVENTQMLAKAGVDVFVAGSAIFQSPNYGQTIRDIREEGSTK, from the coding sequence ATGGTCTCATCCGATCCAATCAAAATAGCCCCATCTATCCTGGCGGCTGATTTTTCCAGGCTCGGGGAAGAGATCCGAGCGGTGGAAGCGGCGGGTGCCGACTGGATTCATATCGATGTCATGGACGGGCGCTTTGTTCCGAATCTGACCATTGGGCCACTCATTGTTGACGCGGTACGAAAGGTGACGACGCTGCCGCTCGACGTTCATCTGATGATTGTTGAGCCGGATAATCTTATTCCTGAATTCATCAAGGCCGGGGCCGACTCGGTCACGGTTCACGTGGAGGCCTGTCCTCACCTTCATCGGACGATCCAGATGGTCAAGCAGCATGGAGCACGCGCAGGTGTGTCATTAAATCCGGCCACACCGATTTCGTCTGTTGAAGAGATTCTCGGAGAAATCGATCTTCTTCTGATCATGTCGGTCAATCCGGGTTTCGGCGGACAAGCCTTCATCCCGAGGGTTCTGAACAAAATTAGAGAGGCACGAACGGAGATTGATGCGCGGCATCTAAAAATAGACCTGGAAGTGGACGGCGGCGTGAAGGTGGAGAATACGCAGATGCTGGCAAAGGCGGGCGTCGATGTATTTGTCGCCGGATCGGCCATCTTTCAGAGCCCGAATTATGGGCAGACGATCAGGGACATCAGAGAAGAAGGAAGCACAAAATAG
- the rsmB gene encoding 16S rRNA (cytosine(967)-C(5))-methyltransferase RsmB, with the protein MGKMRRYIKVKRTPPSARKGALFLLAEAEESREDLSFLIDRYLQIHRLEQKERGLLTELVYGIFRQRTYLDWQIDHFSKVRYIKAPIRNTLRLGLYQLIFLDKVPSFAAVDTSVELSKGVGGISASRLVNGLLRTVLRQKDKLPAPDPGDPISCISITYSHPAWMVRRWINRWGQEKTTDLCRSNNTVPPMTLRVNLLKTDRKALIKQLEEEGATVTPSAVSPVGIAISGVSLRSLPSYSQGRLYVQDEGAQLISNLVDPQNGDTILDVCAAPGGKTTHLAELMLGKGQVVATDIDPDRMALVRENIKRLQTPGVSAEAPEEAMAPEREYDRILVDAPCSALGILRRIPEGKWRKRPETIESYAKIQRAILEKAFHHLKVGGRLIYATCSTEPEENEEVVEAFFSLHPELKLEDPSEGLPPAARKYLNEKRYFTTLFNSDRMDRFFAVRWIRTA; encoded by the coding sequence ATGGGTAAGATGAGACGTTACATTAAAGTGAAGAGAACGCCCCCCTCTGCCAGGAAGGGGGCGTTGTTTCTTTTGGCTGAGGCCGAAGAGAGTCGGGAAGACCTGAGCTTTCTTATTGATCGTTACCTTCAGATCCATCGGCTGGAGCAGAAGGAACGAGGTCTCCTGACAGAGTTGGTCTATGGGATCTTCCGCCAGAGGACTTATCTTGATTGGCAGATCGACCACTTTTCAAAGGTCCGCTATATCAAGGCCCCGATAAGAAATACTCTTCGGCTTGGACTCTACCAACTCATCTTTCTCGATAAGGTTCCCTCCTTTGCCGCGGTCGACACCTCGGTCGAATTGTCAAAAGGAGTTGGAGGGATCTCGGCAAGTCGCCTGGTGAATGGTCTTTTAAGAACGGTTCTCCGGCAGAAAGATAAGCTGCCAGCACCCGACCCGGGCGACCCCATTTCCTGTATTTCCATCACATATTCGCATCCAGCCTGGATGGTCCGGCGATGGATCAATCGATGGGGCCAAGAGAAGACGACTGATTTATGCCGCTCGAACAATACGGTTCCCCCGATGACCCTTCGGGTGAATCTGTTAAAGACGGATCGGAAGGCCTTAATCAAACAATTGGAAGAGGAGGGGGCCACCGTCACCCCGAGCGCTGTTTCGCCGGTCGGGATTGCCATCAGCGGGGTGTCGCTTCGATCGCTTCCATCGTACAGTCAAGGAAGACTCTACGTTCAGGATGAAGGGGCCCAACTGATTTCAAACCTGGTAGACCCGCAGAACGGAGATACAATTCTAGATGTCTGCGCGGCACCCGGAGGAAAGACGACCCACCTGGCAGAGTTGATGCTAGGGAAGGGACAGGTCGTCGCGACCGACATCGATCCGGACAGGATGGCGCTGGTGAGAGAAAACATCAAGCGCCTTCAGACGCCGGGGGTTTCGGCGGAAGCACCGGAAGAGGCGATGGCCCCGGAGCGGGAATACGACCGTATCCTGGTGGATGCCCCCTGTTCTGCGCTTGGGATCCTGCGAAGAATCCCGGAAGGAAAATGGAGGAAGAGGCCCGAAACCATAGAGTCTTATGCCAAGATTCAGCGTGCGATCCTGGAAAAAGCGTTCCATCATCTGAAGGTCGGCGGCAGGTTGATTTATGCTACCTGCTCCACTGAACCGGAAGAGAATGAAGAGGTTGTTGAGGCCTTTTTCAGCTTACATCCGGAGTTGAAACTCGAAGATCCATCTGAAGGCCTCCCCCCCGCCGCAAGAAAATATCTGAATGAAAAACGTTATTTTACAACGCTCTTCAATTCGGATAGAATGGACCGATTCTTCGCCGTCCGGTGGATCAGGACGGCTTAG